In Coriobacteriia bacterium, the following are encoded in one genomic region:
- a CDS encoding N-6 DNA methylase, which translates to MREPVEAYFSELRDIRAMGGAVAEVSYYPAISNLLNEIGKKLKPKVRAFMQLRNTGAGNPDGGLFTATQWKLVEGSADPLAGQLPARGAIEVKGTGDDVFAIAASEQVVRYVERYGLVLVTNLRDFVLVGRAPGGGTRTLESCQLAETEAGFWARVEEPRKFATAAGEGLTEFLTRVMLHNAPLSDPKDVAWFLASYARTARLRLEQKHDLPALDALRAQLEDALGLKFEGEKGDHFFRSTLVQTLFYGMFASWVLWARDRDHTIEIPWDQRFQWETATATLHVPMVYELFRQFADVRQLGALGIAEVLEWAEVVLWRVDRAEFFRRFREDHAVQYFYEPFLEAFDPQLRKELGVWYTPDEVVKYMVARVDWALREELGIADGLADPNVVVLDPCCGTGAYLVEVLRKIDETLQAKGADALTRQDVKRAAMERVIGFEIMPAPFVVAHLPGFRS; encoded by the coding sequence GTGCGCGAACCGGTCGAGGCGTACTTCAGCGAGTTGCGGGATATCCGCGCGATGGGCGGCGCCGTCGCCGAGGTCTCGTACTACCCGGCGATCAGCAACCTGCTGAACGAGATCGGCAAGAAGCTCAAGCCCAAGGTCCGCGCGTTCATGCAGCTGCGCAACACCGGCGCCGGCAATCCGGACGGCGGGCTGTTCACCGCGACGCAGTGGAAGCTCGTCGAGGGTAGCGCCGATCCGCTGGCCGGTCAGCTTCCCGCGCGTGGCGCGATCGAGGTCAAAGGCACCGGCGACGACGTGTTCGCCATCGCCGCCTCCGAGCAGGTCGTCCGCTACGTCGAGCGATACGGTCTCGTGCTCGTCACCAACCTGCGCGACTTCGTTCTGGTGGGCAGGGCCCCCGGCGGAGGCACGCGCACACTCGAGTCCTGCCAGCTTGCAGAAACAGAGGCAGGATTCTGGGCGAGGGTCGAGGAACCGCGCAAGTTCGCGACGGCCGCGGGCGAGGGCCTCACCGAGTTCCTCACCCGCGTGATGCTGCACAACGCGCCGCTGTCCGACCCAAAGGATGTCGCGTGGTTCCTCGCGAGTTACGCACGCACCGCGCGTCTGCGCCTGGAGCAGAAACACGACCTGCCCGCGCTCGACGCGCTCCGCGCCCAGCTGGAAGACGCGCTAGGCTTGAAGTTCGAGGGCGAGAAGGGCGACCACTTCTTCCGCTCGACGCTCGTGCAGACGCTGTTCTACGGCATGTTCGCGAGCTGGGTGCTCTGGGCGCGCGACCGCGACCACACTATCGAGATCCCGTGGGACCAGCGATTCCAGTGGGAGACAGCCACCGCCACCTTGCACGTGCCGATGGTCTACGAGCTCTTCCGCCAGTTCGCCGACGTGCGCCAGCTCGGTGCGCTAGGCATCGCAGAGGTGCTCGAATGGGCCGAGGTGGTCCTGTGGCGCGTCGACCGCGCCGAGTTCTTCCGGCGATTCCGCGAAGACCACGCGGTGCAGTACTTCTACGAGCCGTTCCTCGAGGCGTTCGACCCGCAGCTGCGCAAGGAGCTCGGCGTCTGGTACACGCCCGACGAGGTCGTCAAGTACATGGTTGCTCGCGTGGACTGGGCGCTGCGTGAGGAGCTGGGCATCGCCGACGGTCTGGCCGACCCCAACGTGGTCGTGCTCGATCCGTGCTGCGGCACCGGCGCTTATCTGGTGGAAGTGCTGCGCAAGATCGACGAGACGCTGCAGGCGAAGGGTGCGGATGCTCTCACCCGCCAGGACGTGAAGCGCGCCGCGATGGAGCGCGTCATCGGCTTCGAGATCATGCCGGCGCCGTTCGTGGTGGCGCACCTACCTGGGTTCCGCAGCTAA
- a CDS encoding helix-turn-helix transcriptional regulator, giving the protein MSGEEHGHEGLGRRMAGLRDTADYRAEQVIDSVTEAIVDRMLELGLNRTELANLLGVSPARITNLLRGANNFTVRTLIDVSVALDCSLMIALVPHEAGRSVVAAESRAAYRTTRPRHPYVSRDDEIREHLVSGKLKVDGGRVYMRHESDQTYRVARFRKTGAHSAKEKTDVGRRAYYRDRIIAVAREMKDPR; this is encoded by the coding sequence ATGAGCGGCGAAGAGCACGGCCACGAGGGACTCGGGCGGCGAATGGCTGGCCTGCGAGACACCGCCGACTATCGGGCCGAGCAGGTGATCGACAGCGTCACTGAAGCCATCGTGGACCGGATGCTAGAGCTGGGCCTGAACCGGACGGAACTGGCGAATCTTCTCGGCGTCTCTCCTGCGCGGATCACGAACCTCCTGCGCGGCGCCAACAATTTCACCGTACGGACACTGATCGATGTGTCGGTAGCCCTTGATTGCAGCCTGATGATCGCGCTCGTCCCGCACGAGGCTGGCCGCTCGGTGGTCGCAGCCGAGTCACGCGCTGCCTACCGGACGACCCGTCCGAGACACCCCTATGTCTCCAGAGATGACGAGATACGGGAGCACCTGGTTTCGGGAAAGCTGAAGGTCGACGGCGGGCGAGTCTACATGCGCCACGAGAGTGACCAGACGTACCGAGTCGCTCGATTCCGGAAGACAGGAGCCCATTCGGCCAAAGAGAAGACGGACGTCGGCCGTCGAGCGTACTACCGCGATCGGATCATCGCTGTCGCTAGGGAGATGAAGGATCCTCGGTGA
- a CDS encoding nucleotidyltransferase domain-containing protein, with protein sequence MKPTHSIESILGSRSRVAVLRVLVGVTIPLNTSQIAAHARLTRPAVASVLEDLAAGGIVRSSPAGRANVHQLERRNIYVERLIEPLFAAEQQMPDHLESDLRAAFEDSSPSIVLFGSYARGEQETGSDVDVVLVTADVGSKKDLDRRLLSYAQEFRARYGANLSAITYEAREADALWRTAPAFLESLRRDAVVVSGRGPWEWADDE encoded by the coding sequence ATGAAACCGACCCACAGCATCGAATCCATCCTGGGCTCGCGAAGCCGTGTGGCTGTCTTGCGCGTCCTGGTCGGCGTGACCATACCCCTCAACACCTCGCAGATCGCGGCTCACGCCCGCCTGACGCGCCCCGCCGTGGCATCGGTGCTCGAGGATCTTGCAGCCGGGGGGATCGTTCGCAGCAGTCCGGCCGGCAGGGCGAACGTCCACCAGCTGGAACGTCGGAACATCTACGTCGAGCGGCTGATAGAGCCGCTGTTCGCAGCCGAACAGCAGATGCCGGATCACCTCGAATCGGACCTTCGAGCGGCATTCGAGGACTCCTCGCCGTCGATCGTGCTGTTCGGCAGCTACGCTCGGGGGGAACAGGAGACCGGGAGCGACGTGGACGTCGTACTCGTGACCGCCGACGTCGGCAGCAAGAAGGATCTCGATCGCAGACTCCTCTCGTACGCGCAGGAATTCCGCGCCAGGTATGGCGCGAACCTCTCGGCGATCACTTACGAAGCACGAGAAGCCGATGCCCTGTGGCGCACTGCGCCGGCGTTCCTCGAATCACTGAGACGTGACGCGGTCGTCGTCTCGGGGCGCGGCCCGTGGGAATGGGCGGACGATGAGTAG
- a CDS encoding ABC transporter ATP-binding protein, with protein sequence MTPDTVIATRALTKRYRDVLAVDGLELDVRRGEVYGFLGRNGAGKTTTIRMLLGLIRPSGGEVSVLGRRVREGDQRWLASVGYLVETATAYPNLTVRENLEIQRRLTGAPRAAVAESIERLALGSCADRRAGQLSLGNKQRLSLARALLHAPEVLVLDEPANALDPAGIVEVRELLRALADERGVTVFMSSHILAEVAHLADRIGIIHEGRLLEELDREELHAKARAYVDVGVSDPERAEALLREAGFAHVERDGDALRVFDAEERSAGIAAVLVGAGLELTRLTPSQEDLETYFLRLTGGAS encoded by the coding sequence ATGACCCCAGACACCGTCATCGCCACCCGCGCGCTCACGAAGCGCTACCGCGACGTGCTCGCCGTCGACGGCCTCGAGCTCGACGTCCGGCGCGGCGAGGTCTACGGCTTCCTCGGCAGGAACGGTGCCGGGAAGACCACGACCATCCGCATGCTGCTCGGACTGATCCGGCCGAGCGGCGGCGAGGTGAGCGTGCTCGGGCGGCGCGTGCGCGAAGGCGATCAGCGTTGGCTCGCGAGTGTGGGCTACCTCGTCGAGACCGCGACCGCCTACCCCAACCTCACCGTGCGCGAGAACCTCGAGATCCAGCGCCGCCTCACGGGCGCGCCGCGCGCCGCCGTCGCAGAGTCGATCGAGCGCCTCGCGCTCGGCTCCTGCGCGGACCGCCGCGCCGGGCAGCTCTCGCTCGGCAACAAGCAGCGCCTCTCGCTCGCTCGCGCTCTACTGCACGCGCCCGAGGTGCTCGTGCTCGACGAGCCCGCCAACGCGCTCGACCCCGCCGGTATCGTCGAGGTCCGCGAGCTGTTGCGCGCGCTCGCCGACGAGCGCGGCGTCACCGTCTTCATGTCGAGCCACATCCTCGCCGAGGTCGCGCACCTCGCCGACCGCATCGGCATCATCCACGAGGGCCGGCTGCTCGAGGAGCTCGACCGCGAGGAGCTGCACGCGAAAGCGCGGGCCTACGTGGACGTCGGCGTTAGCGACCCCGAACGCGCCGAGGCGCTCCTGCGCGAGGCGGGTTTCGCGCACGTAGAGCGCGACGGCGACGCCCTGCGGGTCTTCGACGCCGAGGAGCGCTCGGCCGGGATCGCTGCCGTGCTCGTGGGCGCGGGGCTCGAGCTCACGCGCCTGACGCCCTCGCAGGAAGACCTCGAGACCTACTTCCTGCGACTGACGGGAGGAGCGTCGTGA
- a CDS encoding ABC transporter permease, giving the protein MFSAVLATEFLKLRRCKVTWGTLGGLSMAPLGIALFMWIVREPGRAAQLGLLGAKANLSGLEATWPAYASMLTLVVGVGGMLLLSFIVAYVFGREYTEGTAKNMLALPVGRHWFVLAKLVVAAVWWAALTVAVLAEALVIGLALGLPGFSAGLAIGAVRDALLAAGISYLLVPVIAWITAAGRGYMPPLGFAIAMMGLGNLFGKTGWADWFPWSIVPSMIGMVGKPQTLPAGSYVVLALTFVAGIAATIAQLRYADNAQ; this is encoded by the coding sequence ATGTTCTCCGCCGTCCTCGCCACCGAGTTCCTGAAGCTGCGCCGCTGCAAGGTCACGTGGGGCACGCTCGGCGGGCTCTCGATGGCGCCGCTCGGCATCGCCCTGTTCATGTGGATCGTGCGCGAACCAGGCCGGGCTGCTCAGCTTGGTCTGCTCGGCGCGAAGGCGAACCTCTCGGGCCTCGAAGCCACCTGGCCCGCGTATGCCTCGATGCTCACGCTGGTGGTCGGCGTCGGCGGGATGCTTCTGCTGTCGTTCATCGTCGCCTACGTCTTCGGCCGCGAATACACCGAGGGCACCGCGAAGAACATGCTCGCGCTGCCCGTCGGGCGACACTGGTTCGTGCTGGCGAAGCTCGTGGTCGCAGCGGTATGGTGGGCGGCGCTCACCGTGGCGGTACTCGCCGAGGCGCTAGTCATCGGTCTGGCATTGGGGCTGCCGGGCTTCTCGGCGGGGCTGGCGATCGGCGCTGTCCGGGACGCGCTGCTCGCGGCGGGGATCTCCTACCTGCTCGTACCGGTCATCGCTTGGATCACCGCGGCGGGGCGGGGCTACATGCCCCCGCTGGGGTTCGCGATCGCGATGATGGGCTTGGGCAACCTGTTCGGGAAGACGGGATGGGCCGACTGGTTCCCCTGGTCGATAGTGCCGTCGATGATCGGCATGGTCGGGAAGCCGCAGACGCTGCCTGCGGGCAGCTACGTCGTGCTGGCGCTCACGTTCGTGGCGGGCATCGCCGCGACCATCGCGCAGCTGCGCTACGCCGACAACGCGCAGTAG
- a CDS encoding C1 family peptidase, giving the protein MARCYDQWPGEKYEGSSARGAMKGWVRHGVCPRELWNDDLFGREHLDASIAKAALETPAGAYYRVNFKEVRHVHAALDEVGIVYCTIMVHSGWDDPNLSRTRVKASDGDKNWSFPVIPRTARADAGHAVALVGYTREGFIIQNSWGPKWGDKGFALLPYEDFLLHATDVWVAQLGVPLSVDLWSCKAKIADTTSGRYRASSEIPLAEIRPFVVDVGNNGELSQTGDYWTCEKDLLRLFNDTIPREAKRRKWDKKRVMLYLHGGLNSEADAARRVVALRDKCLDNGIYPLHLMWETGPLETIADIIGDLFTDADRRAGGALFDGLADAKDMALELTASPIGRPIWSEMKENAWRASDHRQGLGAIQLMKEYAAEALGRLSVQERRTWELHVVAHSAGSILFTHAIDALCSLGIPLKTVQFMAPAIRIDEFDTYAGPTIRSGGCPKPTMYVLTEKQELDDTCGPYGKSLLWLVSNSFEDRRQTPLLGMSHFLKSAPGLRKSTIGDIIESSGRAGGNSAPSTSESHGGFDNDPRTINSVLERILDKRPNPRFDSRDFGG; this is encoded by the coding sequence ATGGCTCGCTGCTACGACCAGTGGCCGGGTGAGAAGTACGAGGGCTCGTCGGCTCGTGGAGCCATGAAGGGCTGGGTTCGCCACGGCGTCTGCCCGCGCGAGCTGTGGAATGACGACCTGTTCGGGCGTGAGCATCTTGACGCCTCGATCGCGAAGGCCGCACTCGAGACACCCGCGGGCGCCTACTACCGGGTCAACTTCAAGGAAGTCCGGCACGTGCATGCCGCACTCGACGAGGTCGGCATCGTGTACTGCACGATCATGGTCCATTCCGGTTGGGACGACCCGAACCTCTCGCGAACGCGGGTCAAGGCGAGCGACGGCGACAAGAACTGGAGCTTTCCCGTGATCCCTCGTACGGCGCGGGCCGATGCCGGGCATGCGGTCGCACTCGTCGGCTACACACGCGAAGGGTTCATCATCCAGAACTCGTGGGGTCCGAAGTGGGGTGACAAGGGATTCGCTTTGCTGCCGTACGAGGACTTCCTGCTGCACGCAACGGACGTGTGGGTCGCGCAGCTCGGTGTGCCCCTCAGTGTGGACCTGTGGTCCTGCAAGGCGAAGATCGCCGACACCACCAGCGGACGCTACCGGGCGAGTTCGGAGATCCCGCTCGCCGAGATCCGCCCCTTCGTCGTCGACGTAGGAAACAACGGGGAGCTCTCGCAGACGGGCGACTACTGGACATGCGAGAAGGACCTCCTGCGCCTTTTCAACGACACGATCCCTCGGGAGGCCAAGAGGCGGAAGTGGGACAAGAAGCGTGTGATGCTCTACCTCCACGGTGGCCTGAACAGCGAAGCCGACGCCGCGAGGAGGGTCGTCGCGCTTCGCGACAAGTGCCTAGACAACGGGATCTACCCCCTGCACTTGATGTGGGAGACCGGCCCGCTTGAGACGATCGCCGACATCATCGGAGACCTGTTCACAGATGCAGACCGCCGCGCTGGCGGCGCGCTGTTCGACGGACTCGCCGATGCCAAGGACATGGCGCTCGAACTCACGGCCAGCCCGATCGGCAGGCCGATATGGTCGGAGATGAAGGAGAATGCCTGGCGCGCTTCGGACCACCGCCAAGGCCTTGGCGCGATCCAGCTCATGAAGGAATATGCCGCCGAGGCCCTCGGCAGACTCTCCGTCCAGGAACGACGGACGTGGGAACTCCACGTGGTTGCTCACAGCGCCGGAAGCATCCTGTTCACGCATGCGATCGACGCGCTGTGCTCGCTGGGTATCCCACTCAAGACCGTGCAGTTCATGGCTCCCGCGATCCGCATCGACGAGTTCGACACATATGCCGGTCCCACGATCAGGTCCGGCGGGTGCCCCAAGCCGACGATGTACGTCCTCACCGAGAAGCAGGAGCTCGACGACACCTGCGGCCCGTACGGCAAGTCACTCCTGTGGCTCGTGTCCAACTCGTTTGAGGACAGACGACAAACGCCACTGCTCGGCATGAGTCACTTCCTGAAGTCGGCGCCAGGTCTCCGGAAATCGACGATCGGCGACATCATCGAGTCCTCTGGCAGGGCCGGCGGGAACAGCGCACCCAGCACATCAGAGTCTCACGGTGGCTTCGACAACGATCCGCGGACCATCAACTCAGTGCTCGAGAGAATCCTGGACAAGAGGCCGAATCCCCGCTTTGATTCAAGAGACTTCGGCGGTTAG
- a CDS encoding GNAT family N-acetyltransferase: protein MCDNARECRAAKAQGFAGPTVAPTGAGDRAPSVGRREIRPVRADEFDVMLAIINEAAQVYRGAIPADRWSDPYMPAGHLRSEIDAGVRFFGYEVDGELLGVMGIQDVEDVTLIRHAYVRASAQRAGVGGRLLRSLLAQAGAPVLIGTWSAATWAVAFYEKHGFAVVSEDEKVRLLRRYWDIPERQVETSVVLRESPRGA from the coding sequence ATGTGCGACAACGCCAGAGAATGCCGAGCGGCGAAGGCCCAGGGCTTCGCCGGGCCGACCGTGGCTCCGACGGGTGCGGGGGACCGCGCGCCGTCCGTAGGCCGCCGGGAGATCCGTCCCGTTCGGGCTGACGAGTTCGATGTCATGCTCGCCATCATCAACGAGGCCGCGCAGGTCTACCGCGGCGCGATCCCGGCGGACCGCTGGAGCGACCCATACATGCCCGCCGGCCACCTGCGCTCGGAGATCGACGCGGGCGTGCGCTTCTTCGGGTACGAGGTCGACGGCGAGCTGCTGGGCGTGATGGGGATCCAGGACGTCGAAGACGTGACCCTCATCCGGCACGCGTACGTGCGCGCGTCCGCGCAGCGCGCGGGCGTGGGCGGGCGCCTGCTGCGCTCGCTGCTCGCCCAGGCGGGCGCACCGGTGCTCATCGGCACCTGGTCCGCCGCGACCTGGGCCGTCGCGTTCTACGAGAAGCACGGCTTCGCGGTGGTCTCGGAGGACGAGAAGGTGCGGCTGCTTCGGCGCTATTGGGACATCCCGGAGCGTCAGGTCGAGACGTCGGTGGTGCTGCGCGAGTCACCGCGTGGGGCGTAG
- a CDS encoding Fic family protein: MLGYTSTGAIESDVARIEELKGRLDRRGPELLGWRIRLRRELEAEAVAASTSMEGVPVTVAEVVRILAGDSLSSVSPQHAELVRGYRDAMRHAFARAEAPDFAWNPELLLALHGMVMAADRRAWPGRFRDAAVYVVNDRTSEVIYEAPLAQEVPKLVGELCDFADSSELPAPVVSALVHVGIARIHPFKDGNGRVGRIVASLAMYRAGYRAMEFTTLEEWWGRHLADYYGALRDLGPSFDAEKDVTSFVAAHVAAQRLQIEARGISSEVERAVWVALENAAAADLSMPSRAADALFDAFFGRGLTNRYYRSIAGVSTATAANDLVRMQVAGLLEAEGAGRSRSYAGTFRLLARVASEAGVPVLADAGASLDTQRATILRGIAELLREQRELRSRG; the protein is encoded by the coding sequence ATGCTCGGATACACCTCCACCGGCGCGATCGAGTCTGACGTCGCCAGGATCGAGGAGCTGAAGGGTCGGCTCGACCGGCGCGGGCCGGAGCTTCTCGGATGGCGGATCAGGCTCCGCCGGGAGCTGGAGGCCGAGGCCGTCGCGGCCTCGACGTCGATGGAGGGTGTCCCGGTCACCGTCGCCGAGGTCGTGCGCATCCTCGCGGGCGACAGCCTCTCTTCGGTCAGTCCCCAGCACGCCGAGCTCGTGCGGGGCTATCGTGACGCGATGCGCCATGCGTTCGCGCGGGCCGAGGCGCCCGACTTCGCATGGAATCCCGAGCTCCTGCTCGCGCTCCACGGGATGGTGATGGCCGCGGACCGGCGGGCCTGGCCCGGACGATTCCGCGATGCGGCGGTCTATGTCGTGAACGACCGCACCAGCGAAGTCATCTACGAAGCGCCGCTCGCCCAGGAGGTCCCGAAGCTCGTGGGCGAGCTGTGCGACTTCGCGGACTCGAGCGAGCTGCCGGCGCCGGTGGTCTCCGCGCTCGTTCACGTAGGGATCGCCAGGATCCACCCCTTCAAGGACGGGAACGGCAGGGTGGGGCGGATCGTGGCTTCGCTCGCCATGTATCGAGCGGGATACCGCGCCATGGAGTTCACGACGCTCGAGGAGTGGTGGGGCCGCCACCTTGCGGATTACTACGGGGCGCTGCGCGATCTGGGGCCGAGTTTCGACGCGGAGAAGGACGTGACCTCCTTCGTGGCCGCCCACGTCGCGGCACAGCGGCTCCAGATCGAGGCACGCGGTATATCGAGCGAGGTCGAGCGGGCCGTCTGGGTCGCGCTCGAGAACGCCGCCGCCGCCGACCTGTCGATGCCGTCTCGCGCGGCGGACGCGTTGTTCGACGCGTTCTTCGGACGCGGGCTCACCAACCGCTACTACCGCTCCATCGCCGGCGTGAGCACCGCGACCGCTGCGAACGACCTCGTGCGGATGCAGGTCGCGGGTCTGCTCGAGGCCGAGGGCGCCGGCCGCTCGCGCTCGTACGCGGGCACGTTCCGGCTCCTGGCCAGAGTCGCGAGCGAAGCGGGCGTGCCCGTGCTTGCGGATGCGGGCGCCTCTCTCGACACCCAGCGGGCGACGATACTCCGCGGGATCGCCGAGCTGCTTCGCGAGCAGCGCGAACTGCGGTCGAGGGGCTAG
- the purB gene encoding adenylosuccinate lyase, protein MIPRYTRPEMGRIWSQENKFAIWLEIEVLACEAQAELGVVPREDVSLIRERAAFEVERIDEIEAVTNHDVIAFLTNMSEHIGEPSKWVHYGMTSSDLGDTALCYQMTQAIDIVIEDVRRLGRICKARALELRDTLCVGRTHGIHAEPMTFGMKFATWAWAFKRAEQRLLATREYSCAWGAISGAVGSYSNIDPFVESYVCEKLGLRPDPASTQVIARDRHAHVLAVLATVAATAESVATEVRALQRSDTLEAEEPFAVGQKGSSAMPHKRNPITAERVCGLARVVKANAQVGFDDVALWHERDISHSSAERVVLPDSFMATDYLLDKLAWVLEGLRVYPERMLANLDATRGLIYSSRVLLALVDAGLLREEAYAVVQRCAMRVWDDIQQARGGPSFRETLAADPEAMALLPDSALDAIFDPRAFLARVGVVFERLDGLEF, encoded by the coding sequence ATGATCCCTCGCTACACCAGGCCCGAGATGGGCCGCATCTGGTCGCAGGAGAACAAGTTCGCCATCTGGCTCGAGATCGAGGTCCTCGCGTGCGAGGCGCAGGCCGAGCTCGGCGTCGTCCCTCGCGAGGACGTCTCGCTGATCCGCGAGCGCGCGGCGTTCGAGGTCGAGCGCATCGACGAGATCGAGGCCGTCACCAACCACGACGTCATCGCGTTCCTCACGAACATGTCCGAGCACATCGGCGAGCCGAGCAAATGGGTCCACTACGGCATGACGTCGAGCGACCTCGGCGACACGGCGCTGTGCTATCAGATGACGCAGGCGATCGACATCGTCATCGAGGACGTCCGCCGGCTCGGGCGCATCTGCAAGGCGCGCGCGCTGGAGTTGCGCGACACGCTCTGCGTCGGGCGCACGCACGGCATCCACGCCGAGCCGATGACGTTCGGGATGAAGTTCGCGACGTGGGCGTGGGCGTTCAAGCGCGCCGAGCAGCGCCTTCTCGCGACGCGCGAGTACTCTTGCGCGTGGGGCGCCATATCGGGCGCCGTCGGGAGCTACTCGAACATCGACCCGTTCGTCGAGAGCTACGTCTGTGAGAAGCTCGGGCTGCGGCCCGACCCCGCGTCGACGCAGGTCATCGCGCGCGACCGTCACGCGCACGTGCTCGCGGTGCTCGCGACCGTCGCCGCCACCGCCGAGTCGGTGGCGACCGAGGTCCGCGCGCTCCAGCGCTCCGACACCCTCGAGGCGGAGGAGCCGTTCGCGGTCGGACAGAAGGGCTCGTCCGCGATGCCGCACAAGCGCAACCCGATCACCGCCGAGCGCGTCTGCGGGCTGGCGCGAGTGGTGAAGGCGAACGCGCAGGTCGGCTTCGACGACGTGGCGCTGTGGCACGAGCGCGACATAAGCCACAGCAGCGCCGAGCGCGTCGTGCTTCCCGACTCGTTCATGGCGACCGACTACCTGCTCGACAAGCTCGCGTGGGTGCTCGAAGGGCTGCGCGTCTATCCCGAGCGCATGCTCGCGAACCTCGACGCCACCCGCGGCCTCATCTATTCCTCGCGCGTGCTGCTCGCGCTCGTCGACGCCGGCCTGCTCCGTGAGGAGGCGTACGCGGTGGTGCAGCGCTGCGCGATGCGCGTGTGGGACGACATCCAGCAGGCACGCGGCGGCCCGAGCTTCCGCGAGACGCTCGCGGCCGACCCCGAGGCGATGGCGCTGCTGCCCGACTCCGCGCTCGACGCGATCTTCGACCCCCGGGCGTTCCTCGCGCGGGTGGGCGTGGTGTTCGAGCGGCTGGACGGGCTGGAGTTCTAG
- a CDS encoding helix-turn-helix domain-containing protein, whose protein sequence is MESPTGIGTALVRARQERGLSQRALGGIVGVKQQQIARWEASDYACASLARVEEVARALGIGSAGAATSLLAAEAPAAYRTDVAPVRDLAEVVTRIRGCSQDLRARFGVRRLGVYGSFVSGEQTPDSDVDILGELDVVDFDNEIGGAVFLQRVLGRRVDFTLASELHPSIRQRVLGEVLYVWEAR, encoded by the coding sequence ATGGAATCCCCCACAGGAATAGGCACCGCACTGGTGCGTGCTCGCCAGGAGCGAGGCTTATCGCAGCGCGCCCTCGGAGGGATCGTAGGCGTCAAGCAGCAGCAGATCGCCCGGTGGGAGGCGAGCGACTACGCGTGCGCGAGTCTCGCCCGCGTGGAGGAGGTCGCGCGTGCGCTCGGGATCGGCTCGGCCGGCGCCGCGACCTCTCTCCTCGCCGCGGAAGCACCGGCCGCGTACCGCACGGACGTCGCACCTGTACGCGACCTCGCGGAGGTCGTCACCCGGATCCGCGGGTGCTCCCAGGATCTGCGCGCGCGTTTCGGAGTGCGGCGTCTCGGCGTGTACGGCTCGTTCGTCTCCGGCGAGCAGACCCCCGACTCGGACGTGGACATCCTCGGCGAACTGGACGTCGTCGACTTCGACAACGAGATCGGTGGCGCGGTGTTCCTCCAGAGGGTCCTCGGCCGTCGCGTCGACTTCACCCTCGCCAGCGAACTGCACCCCTCGATAAGACAACGCGTTCTCGGAGAGGTGCTCTATGTGTGGGAAGCGCGATGA